A stretch of Desulfobacter hydrogenophilus DNA encodes these proteins:
- the tsaA gene encoding tRNA (N6-threonylcarbamoyladenosine(37)-N6)-methyltransferase TrmO codes for MQIIYIGTIQTPFKDREGMPIQPTGAKDVQGRIIIHPEYEQGLSDIDGFSHLILLYHFHQSKGFNLVITPFMDTQPRGLFSTRAPRRPNPIGLSIVRLVERKENTLDILDIDVLNNTPLIDIKPYVPGFDAKTDNVRSGWLEENQVKAQTITSDSRFI; via the coding sequence ATGCAAATAATTTACATCGGCACAATACAGACACCGTTTAAAGACCGCGAAGGCATGCCAATCCAGCCCACTGGAGCCAAAGATGTTCAGGGCCGGATTATCATCCACCCGGAGTATGAACAAGGCCTGTCAGATATTGACGGATTTTCCCATCTGATTCTGCTCTACCATTTTCACCAGTCCAAGGGATTTAATCTCGTGATCACCCCTTTTATGGATACCCAACCACGAGGGCTGTTCTCCACCCGTGCGCCCCGGCGCCCCAACCCCATAGGGCTGTCCATTGTCCGTCTGGTCGAAAGAAAAGAAAATACCCTTGATATTCTGGATATTGATGTTTTGAACAACACCCCGCTTATTGACATTAAGCCTTATGTGCCGGGATTTGATGCCAAAACTGATAATGTCCGGTCGGGGTGGCTGGAGGAAAATCAGGTCAAAGCCCAAACCATAACCTCAGACAGCAGGTTTATTTGA
- a CDS encoding YkgJ family cysteine cluster protein, with product MNDKRKPQINLLAQKKCILLKIEKRTKGSTTHVCTGCGSCCRNFAYIRLSQDDINSLENFTGLASEEFTENIDKAAKNRFMKFQKNGDCIFLNIIDGSYSCSVYEARPMTCRNYPSTDIQRETCRINSDR from the coding sequence ATGAACGATAAACGGAAACCGCAGATTAACTTGTTAGCTCAAAAAAAGTGTATTTTATTGAAAATTGAGAAGAGAACCAAAGGTTCAACAACGCATGTGTGCACAGGTTGTGGATCATGTTGTAGGAATTTTGCATACATTCGGCTGTCTCAAGACGATATCAACTCGCTTGAAAACTTCACGGGGTTAGCCTCGGAAGAATTTACAGAAAATATTGATAAAGCCGCCAAAAACCGTTTTATGAAATTTCAAAAGAACGGGGATTGCATCTTTTTGAATATTATTGACGGTTCCTATTCATGCAGCGTCTATGAAGCGCGGCCGATGACGTGTAGAAACTATCCATCAACCGATATTCAAAGAGAAACCTGTCGTATTAATAGTGACCGTTGA
- a CDS encoding HDOD domain-containing protein yields the protein MTNFQEMAKEIKNLTPIPAVTMSLLKVVDDPNKTMDDVTNIIQYDPAITADVLRIANSAYFGLKYPAETISDAANMLGTDRLVEFVLLKVASKIIQGPLGGYDMHEGALWQHSVSSAIIAKQLALQLGLPHSCSIFTAALLKDIGKTVMDKYVKNAYKKIYNLVINENFSFMEAEKKVIGVDHAELGGMMAHLWKFSPKMVMIITNHHLSREDTVKDKDTIVVYIADCICMMMGMGVGADGMAYRFHQQAIEQIGISADDIVTIIANVIPQMKEVAKLLKMF from the coding sequence ATGACAAATTTTCAGGAAATGGCCAAGGAAATAAAAAACTTAACGCCCATCCCTGCCGTGACCATGTCTCTTTTGAAGGTTGTGGACGACCCTAACAAGACCATGGACGATGTAACCAATATTATCCAGTATGATCCAGCCATCACCGCCGATGTCCTTCGAATCGCCAATTCGGCATACTTTGGGTTGAAATACCCTGCTGAGACCATTTCGGACGCGGCCAATATGCTGGGCACAGACCGGCTTGTGGAGTTTGTCTTGCTGAAAGTGGCGTCCAAAATAATACAAGGGCCTCTGGGCGGATACGATATGCATGAAGGGGCGCTGTGGCAACATTCAGTATCCTCAGCCATCATTGCTAAACAGCTGGCGCTCCAACTCGGACTACCCCATTCGTGCAGTATATTTACCGCAGCCCTTCTCAAGGATATTGGTAAAACGGTGATGGATAAATATGTCAAAAACGCATATAAAAAAATTTACAATCTGGTTATCAATGAAAATTTCAGCTTCATGGAGGCAGAGAAGAAAGTAATTGGCGTGGACCACGCAGAACTTGGCGGAATGATGGCCCATTTATGGAAATTTTCTCCCAAAATGGTAATGATCATCACTAATCATCATCTCTCCCGGGAAGACACGGTAAAGGACAAAGATACGATAGTAGTCTACATAGCCGACTGTATATGCATGATGATGGGCATGGGCGTTGGTGCAGACGGCATGGCTTACAGGTTCCACCAGCAGGCCATTGAACAGATCGGAATTTCAGCGGATGATATCGTAACCATCATTGCGAACGTCATCCCCCAGATGAAGGAAGTGGCAAAGCTGTTGAAGATGTTCTGA
- a CDS encoding AbrB/MazE/SpoVT family DNA-binding domain-containing protein, which yields MTKLVIKKWGNSLAARIPKVIADMIQLEKDQTVSIEAKDGRIIITPIKEKKEYTLDELLNGCGPKAVVLDAEDKAWLNDMPVGKEW from the coding sequence ATGACAAAACTGGTTATTAAAAAGTGGGGCAACAGTTTGGCAGCAAGGATACCAAAAGTGATTGCTGATATGATTCAGCTTGAAAAAGATCAGACCGTTTCCATTGAAGCGAAAGACGGCAGGATTATTATTACCCCGATCAAGGAGAAAAAAGAGTATACGCTTGACGAGCTCTTAAACGGATGCGGCCCCAAGGCTGTTGTTTTGGATGCCGAGGATAAGGCATGGTTGAACGACATGCCTGTAGGCAAGGAGTGGTAA
- a CDS encoding type II toxin-antitoxin system PemK/MazF family toxin, translating to MAAKSEKKMYIPERGDLVWIDFDPAAGHEQIGHRPALVLSPAIFNKKVLLALVAPVTSRVRGHGFEVSLIGKKISGVILCHQVKTIDFVERGLTFAEKAPTSVVSETLAKVRAIVTE from the coding sequence ATGGCTGCAAAATCTGAAAAAAAAATGTATATTCCTGAGCGTGGGGATCTTGTCTGGATAGATTTTGATCCTGCTGCCGGTCACGAGCAAATAGGGCATCGACCGGCTCTGGTCCTTTCTCCTGCAATTTTTAATAAAAAAGTCTTACTGGCATTGGTCGCTCCGGTCACAAGTCGGGTCCGGGGGCATGGTTTTGAAGTCTCTCTAATCGGAAAAAAGATTTCCGGTGTTATCCTCTGTCACCAGGTCAAGACAATTGATTTTGTAGAAAGAGGGTTGACGTTTGCTGAAAAGGCACCGACCTCGGTGGTGAGTGAAACCTTGGCTAAAGTAAGGGCCATCGTAACAGAATAA